In the genome of Labrus mixtus chromosome 21, fLabMix1.1, whole genome shotgun sequence, one region contains:
- the zgc:112496 gene encoding uncharacterized protein zgc:112496: MSSLFVCEDPSTWGTVYDKYWDVVEAKTKGKKPGKLLSLDKWYQEELPTLISSRPEKHVTQTELVKLMEWKLTRGKFRPRLQQLVASNSVDTVEKCSRKAFSLLPDVQASISELSTLKGVGPATASAVLAAGAPEQTAFMSDEAMESVPGLKPIQYTAKHYALYLGKMVERTEKLNKVDPLQDWTPHRLELCLWAMTIAEQQRLPLLKDVEVKTSSVADESSDADANQRPAKKLKTR, encoded by the exons ATGagttctctgtttgtttgtgaggatCCATCCACGTGGGGGACTGTGTATGACAAATACTGGGATGTAGTGGAAGCCAAGACGAAAGGCAAGAAACCTGGAAAGCTGCTGAGCCTGGACAAGTG GTATCAAGAGGAGCTGCCAACACTCATATCAAGTAGGCCTGAAAAACATGTCACTCAGACAGAACTGGTGAAACTTATGGAATGGAAGCTGACT agaggaaaatTCAGGCcgcggctgcagcagctggtagCTTCTAACAGCGTGGACACTGTGGAGAAATGTTCCAGAAAGGCCTTCAGCCTTCTTCCTGACGTGCAGGCATCAATCTCAGAGCTCAGCACCTTGAAAGGAGTCGGCCCAGCCACGGCTTCTG CTGTAttggctgcaggagctccaGAACAAACAGCATTCATGTCTGATGAAGCCATGGAGAGTGTGCCAGGACTAAAGCCCATCCAGTACACAGCCAAACACTACGCTCTCTACCTGGGCAAAATGGTGGAGCGGACTGAAAAGCTAAACAAAG tGGATCCCCTGCAGGACTGGACGCCCCACAGGCTGGAGCTATGTTTGTGGGCCATGACCATCGCCGAGCAGCAGAGGCTTCCACTTCTGAAGGACGTCGAGGTGAAGACCAGCAGTGTGGCAGACGAGAGCTCAGATGCTGACGCTAACCAGAGACCAGCAAAGAAGctcaaaacaagataa